The genomic segment AGGGGTCGGCTCTGAGGGAGTTGGGCGCTCCGAGGATGCGCCAGAGGCCGTCGGGGTTCTGGCCCTTGAGTCTGTTGAAAAGCGGCGCGCGCTCGTCGGACTCAACGACCTTGCGGATtacggcgccgacctcgatgtGAGGGTCGCACTCCTCATTgatctcgacgaggtcgccatCGGCTTTGAGGGCCGCCACGAAAGAGCGGAAGTTCAAATGAGGGAGGTCTTGGGGGCTGGTTGGTGACATTGTGTGCGGGTTGGCGCTCGCTGTAGTACGTTTTTAATGGCTAATGAGAACGGTTTCAAACTATGTTTCCAAATTATAGAGCTTTTTATTCCTGTCTTTTCTACGTTGATGGTGTTCGAGATCACTGTTTATATCCTCTTCGGCAGAGAGTGTCATTTAGTTTGTCCGAACTCCCCGATGGACGTGACCCATCTTTCTGCCCCGGCCTTCCGGACCCGCACCGGACGTTCGGCCGTGTGCTCGGACAGTTCGGGGATTCCGGCAAAAAGGTCTTCGCAAACTCCGAGCTCGGTCCTTTGACGACATACATCTACCTGGACTGAACACCCAGGCGCTGTCGCCTTAAAAGAAGCGAGTTCGAGACCATAAGATTGACTTTACAAGGGCAAGTGTTATCCTATTCAACTCAACCCAGTTCAAGATTATTACTTCCAGCCACATCTCGATAAGATCACAATCATCAGCCGCAACAGACTCACCCATCTCATACCATTCCAACATGGAAGACATTGCTCCCCGCAGAAAGATCATTGTCGCCATAACGGGCGCAACAGGCGCCCAGATCGGTATCCGTATTCTCCAGACCCTTCGCCGCCTCAACGTGGAAACGCACCTCATCATCAGCAAAtgggcggccgagacgatcAAGCACGAGACGGACTACACGCCTTCGGCCGTCAAGGCGCTCGCGGACCACGCCTACAGCTCGCACGACCTCGCGGCGCCGATCGCGAGCGGTTCGTACCGCGTCAACGGCATGATCGTCGCGCCGTGCTCCGTGCGGACGCTGGCGGCCATCAACGCGGGCGTGTGCGACGATCTCGTGACGCGCGCGGCCGACGTGTGTCTGAAGGAGCGGCGGAGGCTGGTGCTCTCGGTGCGCGAGACGCCCTTCAGCGAGATCCACCTGCGGAACATGGTCGAGGTGACGAGGGCCGGGGCCATTGTCGCGCCGCCGGTCGTCGGGTTCTAcacgcggccgtcgtcgattGACGATGTCTTGGATCAGATGGTCGGCAGGCTGCTTGACCTGTTCGATCTGGACGCGAAGAACTTTGAGAGGTGGGAGGGTATGCAGAAGGGCTAGGCGTGCCATTCGTTCAATGAAAATTGCCTCTCAATCCAACATGGATCCGGGCCCCCTCATCCCTCCTCAGGTCGGGCCGCAGTATGTGTCGAGTCCTGCAAACAGTTGGTCCCATCCGGACGTGGTCGTGTCGACCAGAATGTCGTTCCAGagcccgtcgaggccgagatcatcgccatcgcccagcGTGTCGGAGTATCCAATGTCATATCCGCTGGTGTCACCGCCCTTCCCCCTGCCACATGCCATGTTCTCTTCGCCGACCTCACTCGGTCTATCTCTGCCACCAGGTGAGTTCGTACGGCACGTCGCCGACTCAACGTCCTCCACTCCTTGGACGCGATACCGGCGGAGCACGCCCACAAGGTTGCGGACGAGCgtccccgccaccgccgactCCCCCCCCACCGAAGCCAGGTCGCGGCAAGCCTGCGCAACCTCGGCGTgcgtctccgtcgtcgccgtcgcatCGCTCCCATCGTCCCCCAGACCAGCACAACCGGCATCCGACCCGGCGTTTAGAGCCAGGATCGTACACGCCATGAACATGTGCCCGATGATGCAACCCATGCGGCagcccgccgtcttctcgctTCCCGCGGCGCCGGGTTCCCTGCCCCGCGAGGCGGCGCGAAGGATGCTCGTGGCGATGGAGAGCACAGTCCGCGCCGACTGCAGGCAGATGTCACGCGACGGCTGGTACTGTCCGTCTTGCCTGTCGTGCAGGAGGAAGTGGCGATGAAGCCGGGCGCGCCGGGAGTagaagccgaggaggacgacgtcccTCTGCAGGGCAAATTGTTGCGGCGCGGTGGGCGCAATGGGCCCGTCCGGGCGGAGGAAGAGCGGGAAGTCGACCAGGGCGTCGCGGAAGAGGCGGTCTAGGCCGAGGATCTTGTTGTAGTCGGTGATGTCAGCGTCCGGCGCGCCGGGGccgcgggcgtcgacgacggcttGTGCCGcggggaagaggatgatggggaggaggtggaagGGGTTCTCGACGAAGGcacgagggcctcgtcgcgcGTCATGAGCCAGGTGGAGAGGCggggctcggcgtcggaaAGGGGGGTGTTGCTGCCTGGCGTCATGGTTGCGGGGGTCTTTGGGAGCTGGGAGAGGGTGGTGATGTGGTAATCTACTTTGTCGTCGGGTATAGAGATCTGGCGGAGTCAGCGGGGGGTGggcagggagggaaggggaagggaaggggagaagaaggggagaagTCTTACGTTGAGGCCGTTGCTGGTGTAAGTTGAGTCAAAGGACCGGGCCGTTTGCTGCCATTCGTTGTTGTCGGGGGAAGGCCGGTGAGATGGGGGGGAGCCGGACTTTCGGCGACGAGTTTGTGATGATGATCTGCCGTTTCTACGTGTCTCGGGATCTGGGTCGATCGCAGGTTGATGATCCACGGATGTCTGTATACAGAATCACTGCATATCCCCGTGTGTTTGCAGTCTTCCTGTACAATGAAATACGAATCGACTGCATTTATGGTCCAGATAATAATAATCTAAGATTGCAAAGCAAATTACCTGTAGAAAAGTGCCTGAAGCCCTAAGAAATCGTCTAGAACGACATAACCAATATGGACTATGAATTTCTCCAATTCAGCGGCCGACATGAAGTTGAATGCGTGCAAAGCCAGCCGTTCTTTGTAAAAGTCGTCTGCTAGGTTTCCACTACGGCTGAGTATCTCTACCACTGTGTGGTGGGATCGTGCCAGTGCCCACATGAGTGGCGTGTAGCCACAGTTATCGCGATAGTTGATACTCATATTGCTGTTCTGAACGAGCAATGAAACTGTGTTTTCCTTGCCTTTCCTGGCAGCCCAGGAAAGTGCTGTGCGGCCCTCTGTGTCTATCAAGTCAACATTGACCTTACTTGTGCCGAGCATCAAGTTTACCACAGCCTCATGTCCATTGCTTGCCGCCCAAGAGAGTGGTGATCGATTATCCCTGTCTCTTgagtcgacgtcgaccttcCCTGTGTTGAGGAGCAGCTTGACGACGCTTTTGTGTCCATTTTCTGCAGCCCACGATAACGGCGTCTGGCTAAACCATGCGTCTTTTAAGTCGACTTCAACCTTGCCTGTGTCCAGGAGCAGCTTGACGACGCTTTTGTGTCCACGTCCTGTAGCCCACGAGAGTGGCGATCGATTGCATTTGTCTTGTgagtcgacgtcgacatTCCTTGTGTTGAGGAGCATCTTGACAATGCTTTCGTGTCCATTTTCTGCAGCCCACGATAACGGCGTCTGGCTATACTTTGCGTCTTTTGAGTCAACTTCGACCTTCCCTgtgtcgaggagcagcttgACGACGCTTTCGTGTCCATTTTTTGCAGCCCATAAAAGCGGCGATTGATTATTGTTGTCTCGTGAGTCAACTTCAATCTTCCCTGTGTCAAGGAGCATCTTGATGACGCTTTCATGTCCATACTCTGCAGCCCACGAGAGTGGCGATCGATTGCATTTGTCTTGTgagtcgacgtcgacatTCCTTGTGTCGAGGAGCATCTTGACAATGCTTTCGTGTCTATATTCTGCAGCCAAAAGCTCTACTGTGTCTCCGTGTCCATTTCTTGAGGCTAGAATCAGTGGTCCTGCGTTGTGACAGTCTTCAGAGTTCACCAGTGCCTTCTTGGAGAGCAAAATCAGCACAGTTTGGTGATGTCCTCGCATCGCTGCGTGGAAAAGAGCTGTGCGACCATCGTTGTCTATACTATAGACGTCTGCTCCCTTGTTGAGAAGCAGCTTGACCACCTCAAGATGGCCGGAGTCTGATGCCGAAATAAGTGGTGTCCACCCGTCCTTATCAGCAACCGTAATGTCAGCCCCCCTGTCAAGAAGCAGCTTGACCACCTCAAGATGGCCGGAGTCTAATGCCGAAATAAGTGGTGTCCACCCGTCCTTATTAGCAATTGTGATGTCAGCCCCCCTGTCAAGAAGCAGCTTAACCACCTCAAGATGGCCGGAGTCTGATGCTGCATTAAGTGGTGTCCACCTGTCCTTATTAGCAACCGTAATGTCAGCCCCCGTGTCAAGAAGCAGCTTGACCACCTCAAGATGACCGGAGTATGATGCTGCATTGAGTGGTGTCCACCCGCCCTCATCAGCAATCGTGATGTCAGCCCCCCTGTCAAGAAGCAGCTTGACCACCTCAAGATGGCCGGAGTCTGAGGCCGAAATGAGTGGTGTCCGCCCAGCCTTATCAGCAACTGTGATGTCAGCCCCTctgtcgagaagcagctcGACTACCTTAAGATAGCCGTTAGCTGAGGCTGAAACAAGTGGTATGAGTCCGTCCTTGGTGGCGACCGTGATGTCAGCTCCCTTGTCGAGAAGCATCTGGATGACCTCCCTGTCCCCTTCAATTAAAGCAGCTCGAAGAGCATTGCCGAAGCGGCCACcctgggcgttgacgtctgcTCCTTTGTTGAGGAGCATCTGGATGACCTCCTTGTGGCCTTCTAATGAAGCAGCTTGAAGGGCGTTGCCATGGCGGCCACCCTGAGCGTTGACGTCTGCTCCATTGTCGAGGAGCATCTGGGTGACCTCCTTGTGGCCTTCTAATGAAGCAGCTTGAAGGGCGTTGCCATGGCGGCCACCCTGAGCGTTGACGTCTGCTCCGCTTTTCAATATCTCCTCTGTTGCGCACCGGATCCCTCCAAGTGCAACACAGTACAAAAGAGGAGGGCTTTCTTCCTGAGGAAactcttgttcttcttcccatGGAGTATCCGGGTTATAGAGTCTGTGACACGTTTTGGGAGAGTCTTTATGGAGGCAAAACTCTCTAACCTAACTACCCCACATCCGAGCCACCCCTACATGCGAGCCACCATCAACACCACTTATGCCACTATTCCCATCCATTATTCCTCCACCCTACCACCTACCTAGATGCagctttcagcttcactaggCATTTCTGATGCGCTGGATTCGTCTAGACTATCCTCTGCTTTGCTGGAGGACAATAGAGCCTGTTGAATCTGCTTTATCCTTGCAAACCTGCTGTTAGGCGACATAGGGACCTTTCTCCTCTAACGTTGGCGTTGTTCCTACACCTAACCCTGCAGTTGCTAGACCTGTTGCTCTAGTATTACTAGTCTAGTTGCTTATTTATTATAGCCCTTCTGCACCTTTCTAGATAGGTGACAAATAGTATAGGTATTTAGGTTATCCTTACCTAACTAGGTTAATAGGTGTAATTAATGTTGCAGATCAGCTAGGCGATAAGGAGTTAACTATAGGGCAATAGATACAGCTTTATCCTACTGTTGGCTGGACTGTTGGCTGGACTGTTGGCTAGACTGCTAGCTAGACTGCTAGCTGGAGGTTGCCCTAATAACTATAGTGTTAGATAGGGGATGCCTTAAGGAGACAGGCTATAACCTAGCCTACTTCTAGCCTGTTTTTATGTTTTAGCTGTTTATAGCTGCCCTTCTAGCCTTATAATAACAGCCTAGAAAGATCCTCTTGCTAATAACTATTAAGTTACTGCACTAGTTAAAGATAGATCTAAcctccttcctataggccTGCTTTAATAGTCTAAAGACTAACACATCTAGAGGCTAGAGGATAGTAGAGGTATAAGGGGGTAGATATAATAGATAGATGTTATGCTAGAAGCATTGCTACATAAACTTTATTGTTATATAGCTGTAATGCCTATCTATAACTAACAGTCTAGCCTTATCTAGCTAGgtgtaacggtccaaggcgtgtgtatttgcaacaggctatggcgactactacgagtatcctcagatgaggattagaagggaagaacaacaaatctccgcctcgcagcggcctgatcagggccatgcggcccatgccgcactggccatcggattgtcggcatcgtggattccgtggtgggcctgacccggggtcgcccgtggccgcgatatccagcaaggcctcatacgggcccagcccgttacaatacccccctcctccccttccgaagggggccgtgtttctcttcgtactcagctagtgctattgtgtcctgaaactggctgagtggttcccacgtcggcttcgcccaacccgtccatttcacgaggaccttccaacccctaccgtgcttcttcttatccagtatctcctggacctcgtactcctgatcaggtccagacacaagggcggcgggttgtatatcgtcctgttcctgcgatggaaaagggtcgtttccggcatgccgcaggagggacacgtggaagacgttatgtatcccaggcggcgtgtctaacctgcacgcgtgtgttccgactgtctcctgaaccgtatacttggcgttcacccagtccagtttctttgagggcctgtctgatttcacattcgttaacctgagccagactttgtcgcccggtttgaactgatcggacggctgtcgcctcgcgttggcgtacagttcttgtcgctcttgagccgtggccatggcggcttgggcccattccgtagcgtccttcaatctctgcacaaatccttcagctttcgcgataggggtgctgtcgtccgttctcaatggctcgtccaccctgatcaggtcgatgtcgtatccgtgggtggcaaagaacggactcatccctgtagatgtcgccggtcggttgttaatagccatcattgccactagggacaattcgtcccaatcatcctgagcatacgagcagaaggcccgcaagtaggtctctactacttggttagctctctccgtggctccgtcagtctccggatggtaggctgtagagagtctctgtttgattctgaggagctgacacaggcgcctccacgtctgactgacaaattgtgtccctcgatcagtcactattgctctgggggttccgtggtgtctgatcaaggcagtagcaagagtgttcgctgttgcttcggacgaaatttcccacataggctccagtataacgttcttagacagcctgtccgtaataaccaagaggttcttgttcttcttcctcgttgtaggtaagtcggtaataaagtcgagcgatatctctgcccaaaatcgctcgggtatcggtaacggtttaagaagccctctgcgcttctctctccagacgttgcctcgtccacaaacgtcgcagttgcgggtgaattgccggacgtcctgagacagccctggccagtggaacgtccgactgatcagggacttaagcacatctctgcccgggtgccctgataacacggagtcgtgaatgctctgaatcagccgcgttcgcaaaggctcgtaatgcgggacccatatcctgtccctccagcaaagccggcgttttccgtcgactgtgcactccgacagcatgatagggattccccacgtagagggcagctgtttggctccttgctgtacagcgtccctgatcaagtagtaccggttgttgttctctaacccaacgtcccacaggctcttcaaagggtcgtcttcgaaggggttcactggtggctcagtccatttaggagactcgtcgcttcctccatcagcgtccccgcttgatacaaaaccggccctgatggtcgtcttggtctgatcagggcacctcggccccaggctcagtactgcggcgcggtttacgcgaaggctcttccgtccttctttcaacagctgtaactctcgtcctttcaacctgtcgtcctcttcccctaggggcatatcctgctcccttctcgacagtgcgtcaggggtaacggctagcttcccgggcctatactggatagtgaagttgtacttagacagtgtctctgcccatctaacttgacgttcggtcagttgtcgctttgtagtaaagtacttaaggttgaggtggtctgtgacgatggtgaattctcggacgcttctgagctctgcgtcccagtgctctaagcaccgtattatggcaagcaactccttgtcgtgaatagggtagttgcattccgcggggagattcttcttcgagaagaacgctactggacgtagtagaccctcttcatcgtactgagagagtgtacctccgatcacatatccggaggaatccgtctctagtacggtttttcgttctggatcccagtgcgctagtaccggcgcactgatcagacgggcctttaggtcctcaaaggcgtcctggcactcttcagaccatacgaacggggtgtccttcttcgtcagggcagtgaggggtcgggcgacggctgagaattggggtatgaactgtcggtaatagttggcaaaccccacaaaggatcggactccccttactgatcggggcgtttcccatagctgtatagccttgactttctcagggtcgactcttagaccccttcctacctcgacaatgaatccgaggtatttcacgctttttgcctcgaagtcgcatttgtcgatatcgatctgtaaccctgcctcctgcaatctgatcaggaccttcttaaccttgcttcggtgatctgcgagcgatccgctcgagtagatcagaatgtcgtcgatataggcagaacagaactcatcaaggtagtccctcaacgtgtgattgatgtatcgctgaaaggtcgccggggccccagttaacccgaagggtgtgaccatccattcgtacaggccgtaccgggtgcggaatgcagtcttccattcctcccctgcctttatcctgatcttatggaaggctgcaataacgtctagctttgttaaccacttggcttgtgataccgccctcagcgtctcgctgatcagggggagagggtatcgatccttcttcgtgattgcgttcagacctcggtagtcaacacagaatctcaggcctccgccaggcttcttcacgaaaagtacgggggcggaggccgaggagctgctagctctaatgaaccctttgtccagcaggtcggtaagggtcttccgcagcactatcagttcctccctggacataccgtatagtggtccccagggggcttgatgctctcggccgttgttgtctttttccagggggatctcgtggtctatccccttcctgtgcggcggaagcttctcggcctgattacggtcaaagaccggaaggaactggtgatagtgtttagggagcttgtctcttgggtccgtcttcttcttaggggccaaggctttctcgatatccgcgatacttgcggcaaaaattctcataccggtaccttccgccgggttttcccgtctctcgcgcctgatcagggccatgaacactgatgccgcctgcttctgtagaggaaaccggtgatcctcctgcccgggtttccttccttgtaccgtgtggtttgctactccaatatgcagggagttggttgctgggcggacgaccacatcatcgtctttcatccaggattgtccaaggatcacgtcgtcctcctgatcagggatgacgtaaaagaacaatcgtcgtctcttgtacccgtcgatgtcgatgctggcgtacgtgacggtgtctatagccccaggcactgtgacgttgacctgttcgagggctctcggtggtatgctgatacgcggcaagcggagtttcgtagcgtaggtgtcgctgattgtggcgtaagtgaggcacccgttatccaccaaggcgtaggtgtaatgggtgttattgattccgatgttaacataaaagggctcactatccatgttcttcctaacactccgccactcctttcttgcttctacctcctggcggcgcttttcgccaggagttactcttttcccgagtcttctgaggtctggtcagactccgtctcgctcgattcctccgagctactctcggcaacaagcttagtcttggacttcttgactttcgacttcttagtctttgccttcggaggtttctcttctacgtcctcacagtgccgagcgaggtgccctggcctcctgcacctatagcacaggaagtctttggtccttacgtccctcttcttccctccctggtcaggggccttggtcttactgaccttggtaggctcccagtccatcttgtcgtgaggtggtcttgtaggggacttaggctttgcctgaccaggggtagacagccttcgtcgctgcctctcttggcgttcctgagaggactggttgtctaggcgagatccgatcttcattaagagcctggtgtactcggggtaagattccgggatatcagccacgctgatcaggtggctgcgtagggtcgcattcaaggctccttcaaggtagttgattcttacaacgtcaacccattcgcctcctccgctctcggccagttccttctcgaacttagggaggaaaacagcaaagctctcgtactctttctggcggagcgttcgtagtcggctgagtgccctggccttggcgtttgggtctccatagcaactttccaggtagctcatgaactggtcgggcgactcttctccgtttgctccaccctgagcgtagtacgctgacgccattgcttgagctgtaccatccagcctggcgtatatatatccaaatatatcagcgtcacagtcaaaggctctcctatctaggcggatctttcctttcatctccaagaaccaacgtcggaagtttttacggg from the Colletotrichum destructivum chromosome 10, complete sequence genome contains:
- a CDS encoding Putative flavoprotein codes for the protein MEDIAPRRKIIVAITGATGAQIGIRILQTLRRLNVETHLIISKWAAETIKHETDYTPSAVKALADHAYSSHDLAAPIASGSYRVNGMIVAPCSVRTLAAINAGVCDDLVTRAADVCLKERRRLVLSVRETPFSEIHLRNMVEVTRAGAIVAPPVVGFYTRPSSIDDVLDQMVGRLLDLFDLDAKNFERWEGMQKG
- a CDS encoding Putative peptidase A2A, retrovirus, catalytic, ankyrin repeat-containing domain superfamily, which encodes MLLDNGADVNAQGGRHGNALQAASLEGHKEVIQMLLNKGADVNAQGGRFGNALRAALIEGDREVIQMLLDKGADITVATKDGLIPLVSASANGYLKVVELLLDRGADITVADKAGRTPLISASDSGHLEVVKLLLDRGADITIADEGGWTPLNAASYSGHLEVVKLLLDTGADITVANKDRWTPLNAASDSGHLEVVKLLLDRGADITIANKDGWTPLISALDSGHLEVVKLLLDRGADITVADKDGWTPLISASDSGHLEVVKLLLNKGADVYSIDNDGRTALFHAAMRGHHQTVLILLSKKALVNSEDCHNAGPLILASRNGHGDTVELLAAEYRHESIVKMLLDTRNVDVDSQDKCNRSPLSWAAEYGHESVIKMLLDTGKIEVDSRDNNNQSPLLWAAKNGHESVVKLLLDTGKVEVDSKDAKYSQTPLSWAAENGHESIVKMLLNTRNVDVDSQDKCNRSPLSWATGRGHKSVVKLLLDTGKVEVDLKDAWFSQTPLSWAAENGHKSVVKLLLNTGKVDVDSRDRDNRSPLSWAASNGHEAVVNLMLGTSKVNVDLIDTEGRTALSWAARKGKENTVSLLVQNSNMSINYRDNCGYTPLMWALARSHHTVVEILSRSGNLADDFYKERLALHAFNFMSAAELEKFIVHIAPKDPRNHDARQQHPPFRRRAPPLHLAHDARRGPRAFVENPFHLLPIILFPAAQAVVDARGPGAPDADITDYNKILGLDRLFRDALVDFPLFLRPDGPIAPTAPQQFALQRDVVLLGFYSRRARLHRHFLLHDRQDGQYQPSRDICLQSARTVLSIATSILRAASRGREPGAAGSEKTAGCRMGCIIGHMFMACTILALNAGSDAGCAGLGDDGSDATATTETHAEVAQACRDLASVGGESAVAGTLVRNLVGVLRRYRVQGVEDVESATCRTNSPGGRDRPSEVGEENMACGRGKGGDTSGYDIGYSDTLGDGDDLGLDGLWNDILVDTTTSGWDQLFAGLDTYCGPT